Proteins from a genomic interval of Rosa chinensis cultivar Old Blush chromosome 2, RchiOBHm-V2, whole genome shotgun sequence:
- the LOC121051405 gene encoding uncharacterized protein LOC121051405 translates to MFMGISATGQHAYSPSSALSIPRSPQQGNNEVNLEGSGDSEDNDDLAPTTPKRKRNERAEKGKGVVPKKEKVGGAAHLAKQINRMCEAIESRSTATSMINKSVEGGGTSIKDVMKDVTSLPGIEQGNRLWFFATRLFLSQEKREMYFTMEDPNVRLEWLKFEMNEN, encoded by the coding sequence ATGTTCATGGGTATTTCAGCCACTGGTCAGCATGCATATTCACCATCTTCTGCACTATCTATCCCTAGAAGTCCACAGCAAGGTAACAATGAGGTGAACCTTGAAGGTAGTGGTGACTCTGAGGACAATGATGATTTGGCCCCCACTacgcccaaaagaaaaagaaatgagagAGCTGAGAAAGGTAAAGGAGTagtaccaaaaaaagaaaaggtgggaGGTGCTGCTCATTTGGCTAAACAAATTAATCGAATGTGTGAGGCAATTGAGAGTAGGAGCACAGCAACTTCCATGATCAATAAAAGTGTAGAAGGTGGAGGCACCAGTATTAAGGACGTGATGAAGGATGTCACCTCATTGCCTGGTATCGAGCAGGGTAATAGGTTGTGGTTTTTTGCCACTCGACTGTTTTTAAgtcaagagaagagagagatgtaTTTCACTATGGAAGATCCTAATGTGAGGTTGGAGTGGCTGAAATTTGAGATGAACGAAAATTAA
- the LOC112190201 gene encoding salicylic acid-binding protein 2: MERIRSVKEVVYFLIFLNLVASCSPISAASSSQIPAGKKHFVLIHGAGHGAWSWYKVATLLKHSGHNVTALDLGASGINPIQVQQLPSLSDYVEPLTKLMVSLPPKERVILVSHSMTGATIAVFMERFPEKIAAAVYVSAFMSGPTLNYSTIFTEINKRLDYMDSEYRYDNGTNNSATSFRFGPKVLAASLYQLSPEDLTLGLSLVRFSPLYNYDLIKLTEEKYGSVPRIFIAADQDHAIVLDVQNFMIKNNPPNEVKVINGADHMVMLSRPVELFSHLQNIAEKYS, from the exons ATGGAGCGGATAAGATCTGTGAAGGAAGTTGTGtattttcttatatttcttAACTTGGTAGCAAGTTGCAGTCCTATTAGCGCAGCTTCTTCTTCCCAGATCCCAGCTGGGAAGAAGCACTTTGTGTTAATTCATGGAGCCGGACACGGAGCGTGGTCTTGGTACAAGGTGGCGACTTTACTGAAACACTCGGGTCATAATGTAACGGCTCTGGACTTGGGAGCATCTGGAATCAACCCGATCCAGGTTCAGCAACTCCCTTCGCTCTCCGACTACGTTGAACCGCTGACGAAGCTCATGGTGTCTCTGCCACCAAAGGAGAGGGTTATTCTGGTGTCTCACAGCATGACTGGAGCTACAATAGCAGTTTTCATGGAGAGGTTCCCTGAGAAAATTGCGGCAGCCGTGTATGTCTCTGCCTTTATGTCGGGTCCTACTCTCAATTACTCCACCATTTTTACAGAG ATAAACAAACGATTGGATTATATGGATTCTGAATATAGATATGATAACGGGACCAACAATTCTGCAACCTCCTTTCGCTTTGGGCCTAAGGTCTTGGCAGCAAGCTTATACCAGCTATCTCCAGAG GATTTAACACTAGGATTGTCGTTGGTGAGATTTTCTCCTCTATACAACTACGATCTTATAAAACTCACTGAGGAGAAATATGGATCGGTTCCGAGAATATTCATCGCGGCAGATCAAGACCATGCAATAGTTTTAGACGTGCAAAATTTCATGATCAAGAATAATCCACCAAATGAAGTGAAAGTGATCAATGGTGCTGATCACATGGTCATGCTCTCTAGACCCGTGGAGCTCTTCTCCCACCTCCAGAACATTGCTGAGAAATATTCTTAA